Genomic window (Acidobacteriota bacterium):
GGCGATGCGTTCCTGACTGCCGATGATAAAACGCACCCGCCCACGTTCGACGATGGTGATCTGTTCGTGCGGATGATCGTGCGCCGGGGTGACGATAAACGGCTCAAAGCGCAAGCGACAAACCATTAACTGATTGCCAATAATCATCTGCCGCTCAACGCCTTCTTCGATGCATTCAACGGGCACGCTTCCCCAATTCAAATGCTGTACGGCGAGACTCAAATTTGATGGTCGTTGCATGCCTGGTTATCTCCCTGCCCCTGATGCCTCAAGCCCGGAACCACCCGTGGCATATTCAGGCTGCACATTGACGACACCAAACTGCCGATCTTCACCTTCACGATTGGCTGCCATCATCCACAAAAAATTGATTTGCCCGCCGGGCGCGGCAACATTCGGATGATAGCCTCCGGGCATCAACACCACATCGCCTTCGCGCACGATGGTTGCCACTTCCGGTTCCTGCGGATTGGTGTAAACCAGTTGAATGCCAAAGGCGGGCGACGGCATATCAATGTAGAGATAGGCTTCTTCGAGCATGGCTGCGTGTTCATGCGGGGGCCAGGAAGTCCAGTTTCCCGGTTTACTGAAGGTCACACCGGCAAGCAATCTTCCGGCTTCGACGTTTTTGCCGATTAAAATATTCAATTCGCGTTCAGCCCCTTGCCCGCCGGTTTTGAAATGCAAAGCCGGGTCGCGTTGCACATCTGCGAATGAAACCTGTTGTAAAGGGTAGCGACCGGCAACCGGCGCGGAAATTTCCGCGAGGTCACAGCTTGCCGTTGCTGCTGTGACTGCGACATCACAGTCGCGCGGAATGTAGAGTGCATCATAGCGCCCCAACTCGAATGCGTTGCCGTTGGCTTGAACCGTCGCCCGCCCGTTTAAACAAATCAAGCTGGTTTCCCGTTCGCCGGTTGCAAAATGAATCGGTTCATCTGTGGCGTTGAGGATGATGCGTCCGTAGTAGAGATGGCGCGCGGCGGTCGCCCCCGGCGCGACTGCCAATGTGCGACCTTTGCGGGCGTGCGTCTGGCGCACAATACAGCTTTCAGCAGTGATTGGGTGTTGTGTGGTTTCCATAGGTAAACAATTTCTCCTTAGTTCTCTCCATGCTTCATGAGTGGCAAAGTCTCCGGTCGGCTGGCAGCCGCCGCGCGCAAGGCAATACGCCAGCGCAGCGGACGACGGGATTCGAGTTGCAGGTTGTGCGATTCGTAAAGCAAATACATCGGCACCGCGCCGCGCGCGCCGCGTCCAAGCGGACTATCACCATTGGCAATCAGCGATTCCGAGATTGTCCAATCAGCGACAGGCGCGAGCACTTCCAAAATGCCATCTGCCGATTCCAGGCGCGTCCACTTCTGCGCATCGCCAGAGGCTTGAAGGTAACGCCTGGCAGTCGTCGGAATCGCCATCCACCATCTGCGAATCGAAAGCGGTTCGCTTGCCGTCAAGGTCTCTTCACGCTGTAGAGTTGCTCCCTCAAGTCGAAAGCTGACTTCACTGGTTAAGTGTGGGTCAACGAATTCGCCTGACTTGCTGCCGATAAGCGCCCAACGTCGCCAGATGACTTTCAGTGAACGACCGTCCGCAGCCGGTTCAATCTCATCTGCGCCATCGGTTGCTGCAATCACCCGACCGTCCTGAAGTTCAAGGTAAGGGACAAGCGCCGGGAAACGTTGCTCGACCGGCGCAGCAAATCCCGCCAGACCATGCGGCGCGGGCAGGTAATCGGAAACCCCCGGTTGTGTGCCGGTGGTAATCGGCAAGGTGAAACTCAGCGACCCCTGACGCACCAGCCACACGCCCGCGCTTCTTGCGCCGCGCCGGAAAAATTCAAACCGCGCAACATTGGGAAGTGAAAGCTGCGTTGGAATCTCCGTGAGCTTTTCGCGTTCAAGCACGGGCATCAACTTCATGTATGAATCAGCGACTTTGCCAAACCAACCAACCGTCTGCTGCCATTCGCGTTCGCGTGTGATGTAACGATAGTTGCCGCGCCCGAAAGCGAAGACCGATAGCTGATGCGTGTCGTTGTGATAATCACTACGCAACCAACGCCAGGCAAGCAGGTAGGCAGTTGCCAGATGGGTGAGCGGCGCGGGGCGAAATTCAGGATGTGCGGCTAAAAAGCCGACAATCTCCATCGTATCCATGTAACTGATAGCGCCGAGGCTGCGCCCCCATGCGTAACCGTAACCGTCATCTTTAACGAGGTCCCACCACAACTTCATCTGTGCTGCGATACTTGGTTTTAATGCTTCGAGAATATCTTTGCGCCCGGCGGTCTCGGCAGCGTCGCAAATGAAGCGCGCATATTCGTTCGAGTAGCGGTCAAATCTGCCGGTCGGCGGCGCATCGTCGGCATAGAGCCTGCCTTTGGTGAAA
Coding sequences:
- a CDS encoding 5-deoxy-glucuronate isomerase → METTQHPITAESCIVRQTHARKGRTLAVAPGATAARHLYYGRIILNATDEPIHFATGERETSLICLNGRATVQANGNAFELGRYDALYIPRDCDVAVTAATASCDLAEISAPVAGRYPLQQVSFADVQRDPALHFKTGGQGAERELNILIGKNVEAGRLLAGVTFSKPGNWTSWPPHEHAAMLEEAYLYIDMPSPAFGIQLVYTNPQEPEVATIVREGDVVLMPGGYHPNVAAPGGQINFLWMMAANREGEDRQFGVVNVQPEYATGGSGLEASGAGR
- a CDS encoding cupin domain-containing protein, translating into MQRPSNLSLAVQHLNWGSVPVECIEEGVERQMIIGNQLMVCRLRFEPFIVTPAHDHPHEQITIVERGRVRFIIGSQERIAEAGDVLHFPSGCWHGATMLDEEVVLIDIFTPVREDFLNLPA